GTAAGGAATAAGCTCTGTGCCCTGCGATGCTGCAGGCATTAATGATTTTTCCGCCAGTTCCTTGTTTTTTCATTTGCACTGCGGCTGCTTGGATACCGTACAAGGTTCCGAACACGTTGACTTCAAAAATTCTTTGTAAATCCTCTTCCGAAATATTAAGAATAGAATCAACTTGATCTATACCTGCATTGTTTACAAACACATCTAGCTGTCCGTATTCTTGCACCGTTTGTTCTACTAATGCTTCTAGCTCTTGTTTTTTGCTGACATTTGCTTGAATTGCAATCGAATCGATGCCTTTCTCTATCAGTTCGATGCTGGTTCTGTTTGCACTTTCTTCATTAATGTCACTGACTACAACCTTGAAACCATCTTTGCCAAGGCGTTCTGCAATCGCTTTGCCAATCCCCATTCCAGAGCCTGTGATTACTGCTACTTTTTTATCCATAATGCTACTCCCTTCTATTACTAGTTAATTACCATCCTAATTCCCTGATAGAAAGGCAGTGAAACAAGCAAAACCTTATTTAACAGATT
This DNA window, taken from Niallia sp. Man26, encodes the following:
- a CDS encoding acetoin reductase; this encodes MDKKVAVITGSGMGIGKAIAERLGKDGFKVVVSDINEESANRTSIELIEKGIDSIAIQANVSKKQELEALVEQTVQEYGQLDVFVNNAGIDQVDSILNISEEDLQRIFEVNVFGTLYGIQAAAVQMKKQGTGGKIINACSIAGHRAYSLLGAYSATKFAVKAWTQAAAEELASAKITVNAYCPGIVGTSMWDRIDEGMVEYMNLEKGQAFEQFSKSIALGRTQEPEDVANFVSFLASKDSDYMTGQSVLIDGGILYG